ccccgtagcacctgcatgaccaagtccgaagggggaaagcggaacccggcctggagaatgccctcattgatggcgatcttccctggaggaggatgggacatcctctcctcaggccccgggagcgtggcgttgcaggcctcgggaaggtggtaccaagccacgagtctgtctaaatctgtggcgaccagctccgacttaatttggtctgctctcacttcgcccattcctaatggccaataaacctacggtcaggacggggacaggaaggggggaaagaccggagcgactggagtacactagtataagaggggaaagtatggagagccctaagtagaagaatggggaaaactcaccggaaaagaggtaagaacggctccgagagcgccaaaggagaaacaagtgaacagtccgacggcagcaacagctgcgcaaaggggaaacttgaaaatatctgtaaagaagaagacggacggggaaaggcccccgattaaataggcggaaaggcaagtgacgcctcgatgacgccagaggacgcctggctgccgaagggtcgctcgcgccccaaaggcgaatcgacaccattaaggaaggatgtccgccgaaatcctcagactgccaggtcagcaataaccgccatacgccataaaaagggcggggagctcgaagcgcgcgcgcctctccgaggaacggcggcaatcccgaaacatcactcccttcacctgttccccttctggttccaggctcggaagtggggggctactgttacgggggaactaagccgccatgccccacgtgaccggcacgcgcgcccaggaagactacggctgccctttgatccagcaatccgaccccgagtcggacatcctcggctccgcagcccgaccccgagtcggctgccccttgatccagcgctccgaccccgagtcggagatctcttgataacgacaggctattccccagaggcacgccgcggcctcctgctccactactccctgcaacggctgtatccgatgctgctccacgatctcctgcatcagccgtacaaagcggagccccactatgccctgacgtggccgtacccggtgctgctccacgacgccctgtaacggccatgtcagtggccacaccatcgtgccccacgataacgaacccccctgagagaccccctagccaggtatatatgcggctggggggagaaagggggggggggggagcaatatctcccagagcactctcttacttgcgattatcacctctcctcctcctccaatctcctctgacttgaccgtcggagggccatcaccaccctggtggtggtgcaaggcttgtttgcaggtttcttggcggaaggtggagcgcaaccaacaccaaccaagacaactcagacggaaccccgttcacaccgcagtgccaatcgttctcggtttggaccaccagcaacacataATAAATAAACGAAAATACACAAGAAAATAACACTAGGGCCAAAGTGCTATGCGCTCCGGCGATGCCTATAAACATGCTGGAAACGGTGGTCTATGTCCCCATCATTACAGAATATATTTTAACTATAGAGAAAAATCTCGTCACAATAACATTTTGTGTAATAATATTGATTGTGATGATAATGATAaaactttaatatatatatatatataaatctcATTCAAAATTATTATAATGGTCGTCGTGACTCCTATTATTTTAAACATACTAAAATGATGAACGAATGGCCGTTTACACTACCCTAGTTTGAGTACAGCCAACAGAGAATGGCTTTAAGATAGCCGCGGGCCCCGGTTAAACACCCCACGTCAGCACATGGCAAGAGCGCAGTATTGTGTTCTccatagggctcgtttggttcgcgggaagcattttccttcctaggaatatgattcctggaaaacaaattcctaggaagaggatgcctaggaaagtacttttggcatgtttggttgaccatgggaaagtgacaaatttccaaggtgcttatgtttggttggccatcgactttcctaggaaagttatatataattcctattatgcctttaataaaaattaggtttttaatgcctctttaatgcttctttaatgctgaagggactttttgggaaaaagtaaaaatggagtgattcccgcctcataggaaagtaactttcccatgtttctcatgggaaagactttcccatgaaatgtgggaatcacattcccatgggaatacaactttcccttctctctcctttgaaaactccaatcaaacaagaggcatctcattacttttccgttgaccacacttttccccctccttttcttgtgaaccaaacgagcccatagtTCCTGTCCTTGCCTGGTAAGATAAAGCCGAAAAGCCTTGTGGCTGGGCCGAGTGGGAAGCCACCCGAAGGCCGGCCTTGGCCTTGATTTGGAGCCAATGCACTACGGTTCGAGAATCCCCTTCTATGCACATGTACTGCAATCCCGGGTCCTTCAAATACCAACACCGCCCTGCCCTCTAATCATCACCGTCCGATCGATGCGGCTCCCACCGCTCCGCTTCCGCCCGACCTGCACCGCCCCGATCGTCTCCACCAACGCCCTTATCCACCGCTACGCTCGCCTCGGCCAGATCGATGCCGCCTGCAAGGTCTTCGACGAGATGCCCGAGCGGAGCGTCGTCTCCTTCAACTCCCTCATCGCTGGCTACTTCCTCAACCGCCGGCCCTTCGAAGCCCAGAAGCTGTTCGACCGAATGCCCCAGCGCAACACCGCCTCCTACAACGCCATGATCTCCGGCTATCTCAAGAACGGCCGTCTCGCCGACGCCCGCGCCGTCTTCGACTCCATGCCCCAGCGCAATGTCGTCTCCTGGACTTCCATGGTCCGCGGCCTCGTCCAGGCAGGCGCTATCGCCGAGGCCGAGTCTCTCTTCCGCCGCATGCCCGAGCGGAACGTCGTCTCCTGGACCGTCATGCTCGGCGGCCTCATCCAGGATGGCCGCATCGACGACGCCCGCCGACTCTTCCACGACATGCCTGAGAAGGACATCGTCGCACGGACCAGTATGATCTCCGGCTACTGCCAGCTCGGACGCACGGCCGAGGCCAGAGAGCTGTTTGATGAGATGCCGCGGCGGAATGTGATCTCGTGGACGGCCATGATCTCAGGTTATGCTCAGAATCTCCAGGTCGACCTCGCGAGGAAGCTCTTCGAGGTGATGCCGGAGAGGAACGAGGTCTCGTGGACTGCCATGCTCACTGGGTATATCCAGGCCGGCCGTATCGAGGAGGCAGCTGAGCTGTTCCGGAGGATGCCGGAGCACCCATTGGTTGCTTGCAATGCAATGATTCTTGGTTTCGGGCAGCATGGGATGGTGGCAGAGGCAAGGGAGGTTTTTGATAGGATGGCAGAGAGGGATGATGGGTCGTGGAGTGCAATGGTGAAGGTGTATGAGCGAAATGGGTTTCAATTGGCAGCGATTGATGTGTTCCACAAGATGCAGATGAATGGAATCTGTGCGAATTTCCCTTCAATTATCAGCATTCTTACTGTTTGCGCCAGCTTGGCAATTCTTGATCATGGTAGGGAGGTTCATGCAGCAGTGCTGCGGTCCCATTACGATGCGGATGTGTTTGTTGTCTCAGCCTTGATAACAATGTATGCTAAGTGTGGTGAGCTGGTGAGGGCAAAGAAAATATTTGATAAGTTTGACTCAAAAGATGTTGTAATGTGGAACTCGATGATCACTGGCTATGCTCAACATGGCTTAGGGGAGGAAGCTTTGTGTGTTTTTATTGATATGAAGTCCACGAGCATGGTGCCTGATGAGATCACATATATAGGTGTTCTTTCTGCTTGTAGCTATTCGGGGAAGGTTAAAGAAGGGCGAGAAATTTTTGAATCAATGAAGTCGAATTCTTCGGTTGAAGCAAAAGCTGAACACTATGCTTGTATGGTTGATCTACTTGGTCGAGCTGGCCATGTGGACGAAGCGATGGATTTGATCAGGAACATGCCTGTCGAGGCTGATGCTGTTGTTTGGGGTGCTTTGTTAGGTGCATGTAGGACCCACATGAATACGGAGATTGCTGAGATTGCTGCCAAAAAGCTTTTGTTTTTGGAGCCTGGGAATGCAGGGCCTTACATCTTGCTATCTAATATGTATGCTTCCAGGGGGAGATGGGAAGATGTTGCAGAGCTGAGGAAGGTTATGAGCATAAGGAATGTGAGCAAGTCCCCAGGGTCTAGCTGGATTGAGTATGGCAAGAATGTGCACATGTTCACCTGTGGAGATGTAATGGCACATCCGGAGCAGAAACTAATTGTTGGCATGTTGGAGAGATTAGATGGACTGTTAAGGGAGGCAGGGTATTCTCCAGATGGTAGCTTTGTGCTGCATGATGTTGATGAGGAGCAAAAGGCTCACAACTTGCGATACCATAGTGAGAGGCAAGCAGTGGCATTTGGGATTCTGAAGATTCCGGCAGGAGTGCCAATTCGTGTCATGAAGAACTTGAGGGTGTGTGGGGATTGCCATTCTGCAGTTAAGTTGATATCAAAAGTCACCGGCCGAGAGATCATTTTGAGAGATGCTAATagatttcatcatttcaaagatGGGTCTTGCTCTTGCAGGGAttattggtgatgtctagggcATGGGGCAACCTCTTCCTCAGAACATATCAAATTTGGTACATCTCTTTGTACTTTTACTTGTTTATTCCGTGATGGCATCTTCCATAGACTTTGGCTGGCATAACCTGCTATATTGCTGATTATGTATGATCAGGGTATGCATTGTCTA
The Phoenix dactylifera cultivar Barhee BC4 chromosome 3, palm_55x_up_171113_PBpolish2nd_filt_p, whole genome shotgun sequence DNA segment above includes these coding regions:
- the LOC103700938 gene encoding pentatricopeptide repeat-containing protein At1g56690, mitochondrial, which produces MHYGSRIPFYAHVLQSRVLQIPTPPCPLIITVRSMRLPPLRFRPTCTAPIVSTNALIHRYARLGQIDAACKVFDEMPERSVVSFNSLIAGYFLNRRPFEAQKLFDRMPQRNTASYNAMISGYLKNGRLADARAVFDSMPQRNVVSWTSMVRGLVQAGAIAEAESLFRRMPERNVVSWTVMLGGLIQDGRIDDARRLFHDMPEKDIVARTSMISGYCQLGRTAEARELFDEMPRRNVISWTAMISGYAQNLQVDLARKLFEVMPERNEVSWTAMLTGYIQAGRIEEAAELFRRMPEHPLVACNAMILGFGQHGMVAEAREVFDRMAERDDGSWSAMVKVYERNGFQLAAIDVFHKMQMNGICANFPSIISILTVCASLAILDHGREVHAAVLRSHYDADVFVVSALITMYAKCGELVRAKKIFDKFDSKDVVMWNSMITGYAQHGLGEEALCVFIDMKSTSMVPDEITYIGVLSACSYSGKVKEGREIFESMKSNSSVEAKAEHYACMVDLLGRAGHVDEAMDLIRNMPVEADAVVWGALLGACRTHMNTEIAEIAAKKLLFLEPGNAGPYILLSNMYASRGRWEDVAELRKVMSIRNVSKSPGSSWIEYGKNVHMFTCGDVMAHPEQKLIVGMLERLDGLLREAGYSPDGSFVLHDVDEEQKAHNLRYHSERQAVAFGILKIPAGVPIRVMKNLRVCGDCHSAVKLISKVTGREIILRDANRFHHFKDGSCSCRDYW